Proteins from a single region of Ziziphus jujuba cultivar Dongzao chromosome 1, ASM3175591v1:
- the LOC107404101 gene encoding uncharacterized protein LOC107404101: MASKLPQLGTKLAQSAQLGNAYFKQLLERNKQYIQEPPTVEKCQTLAKQLFYTRLASIPGRYESFQKEVYHFKQLIKNRDALKVENAGIIALFGLECYAWFCAGEIVGRGFTFTGYRV, encoded by the exons atggcatcGAAGTTGCCTCAGTTGGGAACAAAGTTGGCTCAATCAGCGCAGTTGGGTAATGCCTACTTCAAGCAGCTGTTAGAGAGAAACAAGCAGTATATCCAGGAGCCACCCACCGTTGAGAAGTGTCAAACATTAGCAAAACAATTGTTTTATACTCGTCTTgccag CATTCCTGGTCGTTATGAATCATTCCAGAAGGAAGTTTACCATTTCAAGCAGCTAATAAAAAACAGGGATGCACTGAAGGTAGAAAATGCTGGAATTATTGCTCTGTTTGGACTGGAGTGCTATGCCTGGTTTTGTGCTGGTGAGATTGTGGGAAGGGGATTTACATTTACAGGTTACCGTGTTTAA